In one window of Campylobacter hepaticus DNA:
- a CDS encoding exodeoxyribonuclease III, producing the protein MKLLSWNVNGLRAICDKNALDWIKEEKIDFIGFQEIKAHEDKFPKKIYEYPFKHMYFNSAKKAGYSGVMSLCNFDSEVKKCEFFDDEEGRVLEHRFKNIVLFNIYFPNGQKDEERLNFKMKFYNDFLQYLNTLLKNGFEIIICGDVNTAHKEIDLTHPKANANTSGFLPIERAWIDQLLTLGFIDTFRQINGDIKEKYSWWSYRMKARERNVGWRIDYFFISQGLKNKLKNAFIRDDIFGSDHAPIGIEIDI; encoded by the coding sequence ATGAAACTACTTTCATGGAATGTTAATGGTTTAAGGGCGATTTGTGATAAAAATGCTCTTGATTGGATAAAAGAAGAAAAAATAGATTTTATAGGTTTTCAAGAAATTAAAGCTCATGAAGATAAATTTCCTAAAAAAATTTATGAATATCCTTTTAAACACATGTATTTTAATTCTGCAAAAAAAGCAGGATATTCTGGAGTTATGAGTCTTTGCAATTTTGATAGTGAAGTTAAAAAATGCGAATTCTTTGATGATGAAGAAGGTAGAGTTTTAGAACATCGCTTTAAAAATATCGTACTTTTTAATATCTATTTTCCCAACGGTCAAAAAGATGAAGAACGTTTAAATTTTAAAATGAAATTTTATAATGATTTTTTACAATATTTAAACACCCTTTTAAAAAATGGATTTGAAATTATTATTTGTGGTGATGTAAATACTGCTCATAAAGAAATTGATCTTACCCATCCTAAAGCTAATGCCAATACTTCAGGTTTTTTACCTATAGAAAGAGCCTGGATTGATCAATTATTGACTTTAGGTTTTATAGATACTTTTAGACAAATCAATGGAGATATTAAAGAAAAATATTCGTGGTGGAGCTATAGGATGAAAGCAAGAGAAAGAAATGTAGGCTGGAGAATTGATTATTTTTTTATTTCACAAGGTTTAAAAAATAAACTCAAAAATGCTTTCATAAGAGACGATATTTTTGGATCAGACCATGCTCCTATAGGAATAGAAATAGATATTTAA
- a CDS encoding DUF493 domain-containing protein, with protein sequence MVNLCDLKKEPKINYPIFWDYKVIFEAHIQVDQVFKAILGQREYKFKHANSSVNGKYQSYLLSVYVDSKKDRLDIFEKLKSNSKFVL encoded by the coding sequence GTGGTCAATTTGTGCGATCTTAAAAAAGAGCCTAAGATTAATTATCCTATTTTTTGGGATTATAAAGTAATTTTTGAAGCACATATTCAAGTAGATCAGGTTTTTAAAGCAATTTTAGGTCAAAGAGAATATAAATTTAAGCATGCAAATTCGAGCGTAAATGGAAAATATCAAAGTTATTTATTGAGTGTTTATGTTGATAGTAAAAAAGATCGTTTAGATATTTTTGAAAAATTAAAATCTAATTCTAAATTTGTATTGTAA
- the moaC gene encoding cyclic pyranopterin monophosphate synthase MoaC codes for MELTHLDIKNHPKMVDISQKDITLRIAIASGMIYMSKEAFNTIKNNTAKKGPVLQTAVVAAIMGAKKTSEIIPMCHPLMLSKIETNIIELAKDYAFKLIVTVKCEGKTGVEMEALSGVSIGLLTIYDMIKAIDKSMKITDIILESKEGGKSGQFVRS; via the coding sequence TCATTTAGATATAAAAAATCATCCTAAAATGGTAGATATAAGTCAAAAAGATATTACTTTAAGAATAGCAATAGCTAGCGGTATGATATATATGAGTAAAGAAGCATTTAATACAATTAAAAATAATACCGCAAAAAAAGGTCCTGTTCTTCAAACTGCTGTTGTTGCAGCTATAATGGGTGCTAAAAAAACGAGTGAAATTATTCCTATGTGTCATCCTTTGATGCTTTCTAAGATTGAAACAAATATTATTGAATTGGCTAAAGATTATGCATTTAAACTTATTGTAACAGTAAAATGTGAAGGTAAAACAGGGGTTGAAATGGAGGCTTTAAGTGGGGTAAGTATAGGTCTTTTAACTATATATGATATGATTAAAGCTATAGATAAATCAATGAAAATTACTGATATAATCCTTGAAAGTAAAGAAGGGGGTAAAAGTGGTCAATTTGTGCGATCTTAA